DNA from Mustela lutreola isolate mMusLut2 chromosome 6, mMusLut2.pri, whole genome shotgun sequence:
TGTTCTAGTCTCCTCTCATACTTGctccacattccttttttttttcatttatgtgatTTATAGTAGTTTGTTCCATGtaaactgatttttaatatttgagttAGTAATATGGCTGTTGTCTAAAGTTCTAAAGCCTATTGCCCAAGATGCAGTAGTCTGTTAATTTTGGTATTGCAATGTCTGACATTTGGTATTGCAATGTCTGACATTTGGTATTGCAATGTCTGATATCTGGAAGCAGATAGTGGCAGTCATGGTAGACATTTCAGAGAGGTAATAGAGTTAACAGAGATAAATTGGTTCTCATATTCCATTTGCCAATGAGATGAGGACTTAAAAGAAACACCATACAGAGGCACAAGGATAGAAAGTAGCTTTGGTGAGAAAGAAGAACTGTAAAGCAGTTCCTATTAGGAAACCAGTAGTCAGGgtcacctgggcagctcagtcatttaagcatctgccttcagctcaggtcaggtcatgatctcagggtcctgggattggctctctgttcagcagggagtctgcttctccctcttccccctgctcttgctctctgcctctcacaaaataaattttaaaaataataaaaatcttaaaaagtaaatcagTACTCTATTTTTGACATGTAACTTCAGGCTGAGTAGGACATCAAAGTGCTGTCTTCTATGCAGCCATAAGTATAGACCCAGAGCCCAAGATATAAGCattctattttatactttttattttttaaagattttttttttttttaaagtttatttaaggAACCTCTGTACCTAGCGTGGGATTTcaacttacgaccctgagatgCAGACCTGCATGTtcctactgagccagcccggGGTCCATCAGCATTTTATGTGCAAAATCTGTGGCAAGCACATGTTCTGAAATACAAGCATCTTTAGAATGGGTTAGCGCTGGCTGCTGCAGCTGTGGGACAGCACTGGTCTCACTcagctcctttctcctctcttagCCATCTCTACTTCTCAGAGTCCTATCCCTTCCCAGAAGGGAAGTCCTGGAGACCAGGAGATGACAGCAACACTTCTCACAGCAGGGTTCCAGGTGAGTTGtacccctcctccctgaaacccggTAGCTCCGCTTGACAGCGTGGGTGGCATCTACCTTCTGTCTGCACTCTGTACCCGTACTGACCAGGAATTGTCCCAGattctttttgcttgtttcttgaTTTTCCCTAACCCCAGTAAATCTGGTgcatttctctcctcttccaagCTTCTTGAGATCGCTTTACACAGTACGTCCCACCTCTTGATCCTCTCCAAGCCTGGCGGACCTCCGATGCTCTGGGCTGGGGCTATGGAACATTGCCAGTCCCTCATggggattttgttttctttcagactTTAGAGAAGATTGAAGACATGGCTGTGTCCCTAATTCGAGAGGAGTGGCTTCTTGATCCATCGCAGAAGGATCCCAGTAGAGATAATAGGCCAGAGAATTACCGAAACATGTTCTCCCTGGGTAAGGAGAGCTCTGGTTATTGTTATCAGTTAAGGTGTTTTGTTTCGTTGTTATGTGATGGTAGCTGTGAGCTTTCTGAAAGACATTGTTGAATTCAAACTTAGTTCCTGAGGAACTAACAGAGAGAAACAGTGCTATAAAGTGGACTTCAGCTCTCCAAGCCAGGATGTACCTTGGCTACTGTTATGTGCCGTGGGACTCATTTTTTCTGCTCCCAGTCCCATGAAATCTTTACCTGGATTTTACCCTGTTAAGCTCGTTGTGCTCCACCCTTTCAGTGACTGtggcttttttccatttctgcccCCCCACCTCACAAACCCCACTTCGTTCCTGGCACTTCTTCCCCATTTGGCCTGTGGTACTTGTGTTTGACcctgctttcttctccttctgtatTGTGACAGCATTTGGAGGCAGGTGGCAGCTTTGTGTGTCCTGCCAGTTTTCCAtgtatatttccctgatgttcGATTCCTTTTTAACATAGAGAATAGAAAGTGACATTGGCTTGATGTTTGCCCCATTTTAATTTCAGGTGGTGAGACCAGGAATGAGAACAGGGAATTATCTTCGAAACAGGTAATATCTACTGGACTCCAACCACATGGAGAGACAGCTGCCAAATGCAACGGGGATGTTATCGGGGGTCTTGAGCATGGAGAAGCCCGAGATCTTCTGGGCAGATTAGAGAGGCAGCGGGGAAATCCCACCCAGGAGAGACGACATAAATGTGATGAATGTGGGAAGAGCTTTGCTCAGAGCTCGGGCCTTGTTCGCCACTGGAGAATCCACACTGGGGAGAAACCCTATCAGTGTAATGTGTGTGGTAAAGCCTTCAGTTACAGGTCAGCCCTTCTTTCCCATCAGGATATCCACAACAAAGTAAAGCGCTATCACTGTAAGGAGTGTGGTAAAGCCTTCAGTCAAAACACAGGCCTGATCCTGCaccagagaattcatactggggAGAAGCCGTATCAGTGCAATCAGTGTGGGAAGGCTTTCAGTCAGAGTGCGGGCCTTATTCTGCACCAGAGAATCCACAGTGGGGAGAGACCCTATGAATGTAATGAGTGTGGGAAGGCTTTCAGTCATAGCTCTCACCTCATTGGACATCAGAGAATCCACACCGGGGAGAAGCCCTATGAGTGTGATGAGTGTGGGAAAACCTTCAGGCGGAGCTCACATCTTATTGGCCATCAGAGAAGCCACACTGGGGAAAAACCCTACAAATGCAATGAGTGTGGGAGGGCCTTCAGTCAGAAGTCAGGCCTTATTGAACATCAGAGAATCCACACTGGAGAAAGACCCtataaatgtaaagaatgtgggaaaGCTTTCAATGGGAACACGGGCCTCATACAGCATCTGAGAATTCACACAGGGGAGAAGCCCTATCAATGTAAtgagtgtgggaaagcctttattCAGAGGTCAAGTCTCATTCGGCATCAGAGAATCCACAGTGGAGAAAAATCTGAATCCATAGGAGTTTAGGAACAAAGCACAGTCCTAGTTTGGGCATTATTCCACATTAGAGAAACCACATGCTGGTGAGGGCTCTTTCAGTGTAGTAAAAAGAAAGTGTGTCATCACTGCAACCTCACCAGAGTCAGAACGGATCGTGGTGGCGGATTAGAGTAGCTCTTCAGTAGTCTGGGCCAGTGCCTTGGTGAGGTGAGTTAGCTTGACTGTCCGGGGAGGTGTCTGAGGGAGTGGAGCTCCTGATGGCCTGATGTATCCTTTAGAAACAAAATAGCATTAGAGCAAGTTGCTTGTCATGGAGGCACTTAATTCTGTCTTTTGAGGAGTAGTTGTAGGTTTTGAGAGAGGCTACTCCTggttcctctgcttcctcccgTCTCCTGTGATCCCCTTCCCCCGTTTACCTCCCTGAGGTGCACTTGTGCTGCAAATCTGATCTGAGAAGCCACTTTAGAGTTTGAAGCAGCCTCTGTGTGAAGTTTATTTTGTACTTAGCTTCCTAAGAACCTAGTTCTAGGGAAAATTTTTACAGACacttaatgtattttttgcttAAGTGTGcgttttgttttattctgatgttcctgATAGTCAGTGGAAACCCATATTCCCACGCAAACTCAGAATGCTATATTTTTAACAGCACTGCAGCATTTTTCTTCATATCTCACCTTCCCTGACTCCAATGAGTCACTGAGCGTCCATACGTATCCttcaccacccccagcccccgtACGTGTGTCCGCAAAGGAGGTGATGGTTGTGGgaatgaagcagagaaagaggtgagTGGAGACTCAGCCTGGCTGCTCTTGAGCTCGGGTGGTTGTACCTTGTGGTAACTTGTGGCTCTCCTTTCCACCTTCCCACGGTACACTGTGGTGCACAGAGGTGGTAACACTGTCCTAGTTACTGCATCACATGGGAGAAAGGGGAGACAGAGGTGCTTGAAGAAGACCTAAAAATCCTTACAAAGAATGTACACACAGCTCGCCTGGCGCATTACAGCACTGCCCTCTCAGGTTCTTACCAGTCTGCACAAACCCCTGACAGGACGGTCTGTCACTCCTGTCGTCCCCCTGCTCCCACCTCGTCAGATGGCCTTAGCGCCTCACCCTTCATTCTCCATCTGTTTCTTGCCATTAGCTCTGTGTGTCTCCGTGGCAATCTGTCGAATACTTCCCTCACAGCTCCTCATCTTCTAAATTCTGTTGTACTCCATGATGTAATCCAGCAGACACAGTATCTTAACTCATCATCACCAGGCACTATCTTTCTTGGAGGCTTTCAGTGTACCAAAGGATATTCGGTAAAGTGACAAGGTTGGGTTAAATAACATACCAGACTCTGCATCCAAACATGGTTTGTCCTTTAAATTTGGCACTTGATCCATCTTTATGACTTGGACCTCTGAGTAACATCTCATTTTTGACCACTGCCCACTTGTTCATCACATTTGGACTGGAGTTACTTTTGGCTCTTTTCCAAAATCAGCTTTCAGAATTGGAATTGATTCCACTAATCCTATTCAGGAGACTAGGATGCACGCCAGGAGAAGTTACACAACTTCACACTGACTGTACTCAACAGGAAGAACACTTACTAACATGTATTGATGTTTTTCAAAAGGTCATAAAATCTTTCATCATAAAGGTCTGCCTTTTGGGTCATGAATTCCTTCTCTATAAAATCCCCTCTCTGACCCACTGTGGTCCACCCTGATCACTAACAACATCACCCCTGTTTCACTGAGTGAGTGATACCCGTCTGTCATTTGTCATCGTGGCTTCCTTGGTTAACTTTCTCAGAACAGTGCTTTCCATTatcctttgttttcttatcctatttttttttcttttggcctaTAGGTTCCCTTGCACTTGAAGGGAATTCCATTCCTCATTCCCTTGTACTTGAAAATTCAAGAAACCAGAAATAAATCTGGTAGTTTCTAGATCCTTGCTCTCTGCTTCAGTTGTGCCTTTACCCTCTG
Protein-coding regions in this window:
- the ZKSCAN8 gene encoding zinc finger protein with KRAB and SCAN domains 8; this encodes MAAESRKLLAPSPSDQAPEGDLVIVKVEEDHGWDQESSLHENNPPGQELFRLRFRKLCYQETLGPREALIQLRALCHQWLRPDLNTKEQILELLVLEQFLTILPEELQTLVKEHQLENGEEVVTLLEDLERQIDILGRPVPARAHGHGLWEEVVHSESAPELPDAPLRSVTTQHKSPVPQGPQERAISTSQSPIPSQKGSPGDQEMTATLLTAGFQTLEKIEDMAVSLIREEWLLDPSQKDPSRDNRPENYRNMFSLGGETRNENRELSSKQVISTGLQPHGETAAKCNGDVIGGLEHGEARDLLGRLERQRGNPTQERRHKCDECGKSFAQSSGLVRHWRIHTGEKPYQCNVCGKAFSYRSALLSHQDIHNKVKRYHCKECGKAFSQNTGLILHQRIHTGEKPYQCNQCGKAFSQSAGLILHQRIHSGERPYECNECGKAFSHSSHLIGHQRIHTGEKPYECDECGKTFRRSSHLIGHQRSHTGEKPYKCNECGRAFSQKSGLIEHQRIHTGERPYKCKECGKAFNGNTGLIQHLRIHTGEKPYQCNECGKAFIQRSSLIRHQRIHSGEKSESIGV